A window of Polaromonas hydrogenivorans contains these coding sequences:
- a CDS encoding alpha/beta hydrolase, whose amino-acid sequence MNSKTQKSSIAGPAGALDIALDLPAGESRGIAVIAHPHPLFGGTLDNKVVQTLARAFVQTGWTAVRFNFRGVGGSAGSHDEGRGELEDFLAVVQHVAPAGEGQATLALAGFSFGAFVTTHAFERLHASRPIEKLVLVGTSVSRAPAAPVDAAAHNKTLVVHGEQDDTVLLAAVMDWARPQALPVTVVPGVGHFFHGQLPLLKNLVIRHLASPAV is encoded by the coding sequence ATGAACTCTAAAACCCAAAAGTCCAGCATCGCAGGCCCGGCCGGCGCGCTGGACATTGCGCTGGACCTGCCGGCTGGTGAATCACGCGGCATCGCCGTGATTGCCCATCCGCATCCGCTGTTCGGCGGCACGCTGGACAACAAGGTGGTGCAGACCCTGGCGCGGGCTTTCGTGCAGACCGGCTGGACGGCCGTGCGCTTCAACTTTCGCGGCGTCGGCGGCAGCGCCGGCAGCCATGACGAAGGCCGGGGCGAACTGGAGGATTTTCTGGCGGTGGTGCAGCATGTGGCGCCCGCTGGCGAAGGCCAGGCCACGCTGGCGCTGGCCGGGTTCTCGTTCGGCGCTTTTGTCACCACCCATGCCTTTGAGCGCCTGCATGCCAGCCGCCCGATTGAAAAGCTGGTGCTGGTCGGCACCAGCGTCAGCCGCGCCCCCGCCGCGCCGGTGGATGCCGCCGCGCACAACAAAACCCTGGTGGTGCATGGCGAGCAGGACGACACCGTGCTATTGGCCGCCGTGATGGACTGGGCGCGTCCGCAGGCACTGCCTGTTACGGTTGTGCCGGGGGTCGGTCATTTCTTTCATGGACAATTGCCGCTGCTGAAAAATCTGGTGATTCGCCACCTGGCTTCGCCTGCGGTTTGA
- a CDS encoding D-alanyl-D-alanine carboxypeptidase family protein, with product MQCFLKAPAGLRGLAATFVLLVSVALPAAHAQAPQAPEIAARSYLLLDVTANQILAAKDIDSPVEPASLTKLMTEYLVFDALKSKKITLQQTFGVSPRAWKMPGSRMFIDPKMQVPVEDLIKGMIVQSGNDATMALAEGVGGTAEHFVELMNQQAKALGMKSTSYKNPEGLTEAGHITTARDLSILSTRLMSDFPDYIGYSAIKKYRYPGTPATNDTNRNTLLFRDPTVDGLKTGHTNAAGYCMIATAKREFPNLGADGKPGGRRLLAIVLGTTSDSARATESQKLLNWGYTAFEAVKLFDAGQAVVTPAVWKGKDAVVKLGRPEAIVVAVTAGSASKLKTQVARPEPLVAPFKKGQPVGSLKIMLGDNPTPMAEVPLVALETVEEAGILGRAWDSIRLWIK from the coding sequence ATGCAATGCTTCCTCAAGGCCCCCGCCGGCCTGCGCGGCCTCGCCGCCACCTTCGTCCTGCTTGTCTCGGTGGCGCTTCCCGCCGCACATGCCCAGGCACCGCAGGCGCCTGAAATCGCCGCGCGCTCCTATCTGCTGCTCGACGTCACGGCCAACCAGATCCTCGCCGCCAAGGACATCGATTCTCCGGTCGAGCCAGCGTCGCTGACCAAGCTGATGACCGAATACCTGGTGTTCGATGCGCTCAAGTCCAAGAAAATCACCCTTCAGCAAACCTTCGGGGTCAGCCCGCGCGCCTGGAAAATGCCGGGTTCGCGCATGTTCATCGACCCGAAAATGCAGGTTCCGGTCGAAGACCTGATCAAGGGCATGATCGTGCAGTCGGGCAACGACGCCACCATGGCGCTGGCCGAGGGCGTGGGCGGCACGGCCGAGCATTTCGTGGAACTGATGAACCAGCAGGCCAAGGCGCTGGGCATGAAATCGACCAGCTACAAAAACCCCGAAGGCCTGACCGAAGCCGGCCACATCACCACGGCGCGCGACCTGAGCATTTTGTCCACCCGCCTGATGAGCGACTTCCCTGACTACATCGGCTACTCGGCCATCAAGAAGTACCGCTACCCCGGCACGCCAGCCACCAACGACACCAACCGCAACACGCTGCTGTTTCGCGACCCGACGGTCGATGGCCTGAAAACTGGCCATACCAATGCCGCCGGCTATTGCATGATTGCCACGGCAAAGCGCGAATTTCCCAATCTCGGCGCAGACGGCAAGCCCGGCGGCCGGCGCCTGCTGGCCATCGTGCTGGGAACCACCAGCGACAGCGCCCGCGCCACCGAGTCGCAAAAACTGCTGAACTGGGGTTACACCGCCTTCGAAGCGGTCAAGCTGTTCGATGCCGGCCAGGCGGTGGTGACGCCCGCGGTCTGGAAAGGCAAGGACGCGGTCGTCAAGCTGGGTCGTCCCGAAGCGATTGTGGTGGCCGTGACGGCCGGCAGCGCGTCCAAGCTAAAAACCCAGGTGGCCCGGCCCGAGCCGCTGGTCGCGCCCTTCAAGAAGGGCCAGCCGGTGGGCAGTCTCAAGATCATGCTGGGCGACAACCCAACGCCCATGGCCGAAGTGCCGTTGGTGGCGCTGGAAACCGTCGAAGAGGCCGGCATCCTGGGTCGTGCCTGGGATTCGATCCGGCTGTGGATCAAGTAA
- the rpsL gene encoding 30S ribosomal protein S12 produces MPTINQLVRQGREVEKIKSKSPAMENSPQRRGVCTRVYTTTPKKPNSALRKVAKVRLTNGFEIISYIGGEGHNLQEHSVVLVRGGRVKDLPGVRYHIVRGSLDLQGVKDRKQSRSKYGAKRPKAK; encoded by the coding sequence ATGCCAACCATCAATCAATTAGTTCGTCAGGGGCGCGAGGTCGAAAAGATCAAGTCAAAAAGCCCCGCGATGGAAAATTCTCCACAGCGCCGCGGTGTTTGCACCCGTGTGTACACCACGACGCCTAAAAAGCCAAACTCCGCTCTGCGTAAAGTCGCCAAGGTGCGCCTGACCAACGGGTTCGAGATCATTTCCTACATCGGCGGCGAAGGCCACAACCTGCAGGAACACAGCGTCGTGCTGGTTCGCGGCGGCCGGGTCAAGGATTTGCCGGGTGTGCGTTACCACATCGTTCGTGGCTCGCTCGATTTGCAAGGCGTGAAAGACCGCAAGCAGTCGCGTTCCAAGTACGGCGCGAAGCGTCCAAAGGCCAAATAA
- the rpsG gene encoding 30S ribosomal protein S7 translates to MPRRREVPKREILPDPKFGDVDLAKFMNVIMQGGKKAVAERIIYGALEQIEKKNPGKDPLEAFHMAIGNIKPMVEVKSRRVGGANYQVPVEVRPVRRMALAMRWLKEAAKKRGEKSMSLRLANELMEATEGRGGAMKKRDEVHRMAEANKAFSHFRF, encoded by the coding sequence ATGCCACGTCGTCGCGAAGTCCCTAAACGTGAAATTCTTCCTGATCCAAAATTTGGCGATGTCGATCTTGCCAAATTCATGAACGTGATCATGCAAGGCGGCAAGAAAGCCGTCGCAGAGCGCATCATTTATGGCGCTCTGGAGCAAATCGAGAAAAAGAACCCCGGCAAAGATCCGCTGGAGGCTTTCCACATGGCCATCGGCAACATCAAGCCCATGGTTGAAGTGAAGTCCCGCCGCGTCGGTGGTGCAAACTACCAGGTGCCGGTTGAAGTGCGTCCTGTCCGCCGTATGGCGCTGGCCATGCGCTGGCTCAAAGAAGCTGCCAAGAAGCGTGGCGAAAAATCGATGTCATTGCGCCTGGCCAATGAATTGATGGAAGCTACCGAAGGCCGTGGCGGCGCCATGAAAAAGCGTGACGAAGTTCACCGCATGGCCGAAGCCAACAAGGCGTTCAGCCACTTCCGCTTCTAA
- the fusA gene encoding elongation factor G, producing MSRATPIKNYRNIGISAHIDAGKTTTTERILFYTGVSHKIGEVHDGAATMDWMEQEQERGITITSAATTCFWKGMDKSFPEHRINIIDTPGHVDFTIEVERSMRVLDGACMVYCAVGGVQPQSETVWRQANKYKVPRLAFVNKMDRTGANFFKVVEGMKLRLKANPVPMVIPIGAEENFTGVVDLIMMKAIIWDEASQGMKFEYRDIPADLVDSANEWREKMVEAAAEANEELMNKYLEEGDLSEEEIKFGIRTRTIASEIQPMYCGSAFKNKGVQRMLDAVIDFMPSPIDIPPVKGTDDDEAPVTRNADDSEKFSALAFKLMTDPFVGQLTFVRVYSGVLKKGDTVYNPIKGKKERIGRIVQMHANERQEVGEIVAGDIAACVGLKDVTTGETLCDPDAIIMLERMVFPEPVIAQAVEPKTKADQEKMGIALQRLAAEDPSFRVKTDEESGQTIIAGMGELHLEIIVDRMKREFGVEANVGKPQVAYRETIRKTIEDAEGKFVRQSGGKGQYGHVVLKIEPNEPGKGIEFIDAIKGGVVPREYIPAVEKGINEAVTAGVLAGYPVVDVKVTLHFGSYHDVDSNELAFKMAAIFGFKEGCRKAGPVILEPMMAVEVETPEDYAGNVMGDLASRRGMVQGMEDMLGGGKVIKAEVPLSEMFGYSTTLRSATQGRATYSMEFKHYTEAPRNVSEAIMAARAK from the coding sequence ATGTCCCGCGCTACCCCCATTAAAAACTACCGCAATATTGGTATTTCCGCGCACATTGATGCCGGCAAGACCACCACCACCGAGCGGATTCTTTTCTACACCGGCGTGAGCCACAAGATTGGCGAAGTTCACGATGGCGCGGCCACGATGGACTGGATGGAGCAGGAACAAGAGCGTGGCATCACGATCACCTCCGCTGCGACCACCTGCTTCTGGAAAGGCATGGACAAGTCCTTCCCCGAGCACCGCATCAACATCATTGACACCCCGGGCCACGTTGACTTCACGATTGAAGTCGAGCGCTCGATGCGCGTGCTTGACGGCGCCTGCATGGTTTACTGCGCCGTCGGCGGCGTGCAGCCCCAGTCCGAAACCGTCTGGCGCCAGGCCAACAAGTACAAGGTGCCACGCCTGGCCTTTGTCAACAAGATGGACCGCACCGGCGCGAACTTCTTCAAGGTCGTCGAGGGCATGAAGCTGCGCCTGAAGGCCAACCCTGTTCCTATGGTCATCCCTATTGGCGCTGAAGAAAACTTCACTGGCGTCGTGGACCTGATCATGATGAAGGCGATCATCTGGGATGAAGCTTCGCAAGGCATGAAGTTCGAATACCGCGATATTCCTGCGGACTTGGTGGATTCGGCCAATGAGTGGCGCGAAAAGATGGTCGAGGCTGCTGCTGAAGCCAACGAAGAGCTCATGAACAAATACCTCGAAGAGGGTGATTTGAGCGAAGAAGAGATCAAGTTCGGTATTCGCACGCGCACCATTGCCAGCGAAATCCAGCCCATGTACTGCGGCTCGGCCTTCAAGAACAAGGGCGTGCAGCGCATGCTCGACGCCGTGATCGACTTCATGCCTTCGCCCATTGACATTCCGCCAGTCAAGGGCACTGATGACGATGAAGCGCCAGTCACCCGCAATGCGGACGACTCCGAAAAATTCTCGGCACTGGCCTTCAAGCTGATGACCGATCCGTTTGTGGGTCAGCTGACCTTTGTTCGCGTGTACTCCGGCGTGCTGAAAAAAGGCGACACCGTTTACAACCCCATCAAGGGCAAGAAAGAGCGCATTGGCCGTATCGTGCAGATGCACGCCAACGAACGTCAGGAAGTCGGCGAAATCGTCGCTGGCGACATTGCCGCCTGCGTCGGCCTGAAGGATGTGACCACCGGCGAGACGCTGTGCGATCCCGATGCCATCATCATGCTGGAACGCATGGTCTTCCCTGAGCCGGTGATTGCGCAGGCCGTGGAACCCAAGACCAAGGCCGACCAGGAAAAAATGGGCATCGCCCTGCAACGCCTGGCCGCTGAAGATCCATCGTTCCGCGTCAAGACCGACGAAGAATCGGGCCAGACCATCATCGCTGGCATGGGCGAGTTGCACCTGGAAATCATCGTTGACCGGATGAAGCGCGAATTCGGCGTGGAAGCCAATGTTGGCAAGCCGCAAGTGGCCTACCGCGAAACCATCCGCAAGACGATTGAAGATGCCGAAGGCAAGTTCGTTCGTCAGTCCGGCGGCAAGGGCCAATACGGCCATGTGGTGCTCAAGATCGAGCCGAACGAGCCTGGCAAGGGCATCGAGTTCATCGACGCGATCAAGGGCGGTGTGGTTCCTCGCGAATACATTCCTGCGGTCGAAAAGGGCATCAACGAAGCCGTGACGGCTGGCGTGCTCGCCGGTTACCCGGTGGTGGACGTCAAGGTCACGCTGCACTTCGGCTCTTACCACGACGTGGACTCGAACGAACTCGCGTTCAAGATGGCCGCGATTTTTGGCTTCAAGGAAGGCTGCCGCAAGGCCGGTCCAGTCATTCTTGAGCCGATGATGGCCGTTGAAGTCGAGACGCCTGAAGACTATGCTGGCAACGTGATGGGCGATCTGGCCTCACGCCGCGGCATGGTGCAGGGCATGGAAGACATGCTCGGCGGCGGCAAGGTCATCAAGGCTGAAGTGCCCTTGTCCGAAATGTTCGGCTACTCGACCACGCTGCGCTCTGCGACGCAAGGCCGTGCGACCTACTCGATGGAGTTCAAGCACTACACCGAAGCGCCGCGCAATGTGTCCGAAGCCATCATGGCTGCCCGCGCGAAGTAA
- the tuf gene encoding elongation factor Tu, which yields MAKEKFSRTKPHVNVGTIGHVDHGKTTLTAAIATVLAAKFGGEAKAYDQIDAAPEEKARGITINTAHVEYETAARHYAHVDCPGHADYVKNMITGAAQMDGAILVCSAADGPMPQTREHILLARQVGVPYIIVFLNKCDMVDDAELLELVEMEVRELLDKYDFPGDDTPIIHGSAKLALEGDKGPLGEEAIMKLADALDNYIPLPERAVDGAFLMPVEDVFSISGRGTVVTGRIERGIIKVGEEIEIVGIADTQKTICTGVEMFRKLLDQGQAGDNVGILLRGTKREDVQRGQVLCKPGSIKPHTHFTGEIYVLSKDEGGRHTPFFNNYRPQFYFRTTDVTGAIELPEGKEMVMPGDNVSITVKLINPIAMEEGLRFAIREGGRTVGAGVVAKILA from the coding sequence ATGGCAAAAGAGAAATTTTCGCGGACTAAGCCGCACGTAAACGTCGGCACGATTGGCCACGTTGACCATGGCAAGACCACGCTGACGGCAGCGATTGCGACCGTGCTGGCCGCCAAGTTCGGCGGCGAAGCCAAGGCGTACGACCAGATCGACGCGGCACCGGAAGAAAAAGCGCGCGGCATCACCATCAACACCGCCCACGTCGAGTACGAAACGGCTGCCCGCCACTACGCCCACGTTGACTGCCCAGGCCACGCCGATTATGTGAAGAACATGATCACCGGCGCGGCGCAGATGGACGGCGCCATTTTGGTCTGCTCGGCCGCCGACGGCCCGATGCCCCAGACCCGCGAGCACATCCTGCTGGCCCGCCAGGTGGGCGTGCCTTACATCATCGTGTTCCTGAACAAGTGCGACATGGTCGATGACGCCGAGCTGCTCGAACTCGTCGAGATGGAAGTGCGCGAGTTGCTCGACAAATACGATTTCCCTGGTGACGACACCCCCATCATCCACGGCTCGGCCAAGCTCGCCCTCGAAGGCGACAAGGGTCCGCTGGGCGAAGAGGCCATCATGAAGCTGGCCGACGCTCTCGACAACTACATTCCACTGCCAGAGCGCGCTGTTGACGGCGCCTTCCTGATGCCCGTGGAAGACGTGTTCTCCATCTCCGGCCGCGGCACCGTGGTGACCGGCCGCATCGAGCGCGGCATCATCAAGGTCGGCGAAGAAATCGAGATCGTCGGTATCGCTGACACGCAAAAGACCATCTGCACCGGCGTGGAAATGTTCCGCAAGCTGCTCGACCAGGGCCAGGCTGGCGACAACGTCGGTATCTTGCTGCGCGGCACCAAGCGCGAAGATGTGCAGCGCGGGCAAGTCCTGTGCAAGCCCGGCTCGATCAAGCCGCACACGCACTTCACCGGCGAGATCTATGTCCTGTCGAAAGACGAAGGCGGCCGTCACACGCCTTTCTTCAACAACTACCGTCCCCAGTTCTACTTCCGCACGACGGACGTGACCGGCGCGATCGAGTTGCCAGAAGGCAAGGAAATGGTCATGCCAGGCGACAACGTGTCGATCACCGTCAAGCTGATCAACCCGATTGCCATGGAAGAAGGCCTGCGCTTCGCCATCCGCGAAGGCGGCCGTACCGTGGGCGCTGGCGTTGTGGCCAAGATCCTCGCGTAA
- the rpsJ gene encoding 30S ribosomal protein S10: MATKQKIRIRLKAFDYKLIDQSAAEIVDTAKRTGAIVKGPVPLPTRMKRFDILRSPHVNKTSRDQLEIRTHQRLMDIVDPTDKTVDALMKLDLPAGVDVEIKLQ; encoded by the coding sequence ATGGCCACCAAGCAAAAAATCCGTATCCGTCTCAAAGCGTTTGACTACAAACTGATTGACCAGTCAGCCGCCGAGATCGTTGACACCGCCAAGCGCACCGGCGCGATTGTCAAGGGACCCGTGCCCCTGCCAACCCGCATGAAGCGTTTCGACATCCTGCGTTCGCCCCACGTCAACAAGACGAGCCGCGACCAGCTGGAAATTCGTACGCACCAGCGTCTGATGGACATCGTTGACCCCACGGACAAGACCGTTGATGCGTTGATGAAGCTCGATCTGCCTGCTGGCGTGGACGTCGAAATCAAGCTGCAGTAA
- the rplC gene encoding 50S ribosomal protein L3, giving the protein MSLSNSLGLLGRKVGMMRLFTDDGDTVPVTVVDVSNNRVTQVKTEANDGYDALQVAFGSRKASRVTKPEAGHLAKAGVEAGEILKEFRVTADVAGKYAAGAVVPAADIFAVGQLVDVQGTSIGKGFAGTIKRHKMSSQRASHGNSRSHNVPGSIGMAQDPGRVFPGKRMTGHLGDVTKTTQNLDIVRIDEARQLLMIRGAVPGSKGGFVTVRAAIKAKPTAAKGAN; this is encoded by the coding sequence ATGAGTCTGAGCAACTCCCTCGGGTTGCTGGGCCGCAAGGTGGGCATGATGCGTCTGTTCACTGATGATGGGGACACAGTTCCTGTCACAGTGGTGGATGTGTCAAACAACCGCGTGACCCAGGTTAAAACCGAAGCAAATGACGGCTACGATGCCCTCCAAGTGGCATTTGGTTCGCGCAAAGCATCGCGCGTGACCAAGCCTGAAGCCGGCCACCTTGCGAAAGCAGGCGTTGAAGCTGGTGAAATCCTGAAAGAATTCCGCGTGACGGCTGACGTTGCTGGTAAATACGCCGCTGGTGCCGTTGTGCCCGCTGCTGATATCTTTGCTGTCGGCCAGTTGGTGGATGTGCAGGGTACTTCCATTGGTAAAGGCTTTGCCGGCACCATCAAGCGTCACAAGATGAGTTCGCAGCGCGCGTCGCACGGTAACAGCCGTTCGCACAACGTTCCCGGCTCCATCGGCATGGCGCAGGATCCTGGTCGCGTGTTTCCTGGTAAACGCATGACGGGTCATCTGGGTGATGTCACCAAGACCACGCAAAACCTCGACATCGTGCGCATTGACGAAGCCCGTCAACTGCTGATGATTCGCGGCGCCGTACCTGGTTCCAAAGGCGGTTTTGTGACGGTTCGCGCCGCCATCAAGGCCAAACCAACCGCTGCCAAAGGAGCGAACTGA
- the rplD gene encoding 50S ribosomal protein L4 yields MQVELLNDQGLSSSKVDVSDTVFGREYNESLIHQVIVAFQANARQGTRAQKDREQVRHSTKKPFKQKGTGRARAGMTSSPLWRGGGRIFPNMPDENFTHKINKKMYRAGMASIFSQLAREGRLAVVDSLTVDSPKTKVLADKFKAMNLNSVLVIADQVDENLYLASRNLVNILVVEPRYADPLSLVHYKKVLVTKAAMDQLKEMFA; encoded by the coding sequence ATGCAGGTCGAACTCCTGAATGACCAGGGTCTGTCATCGTCCAAAGTGGACGTGTCCGACACCGTTTTTGGTCGCGAATACAACGAAAGCCTGATTCACCAGGTGATCGTGGCCTTCCAGGCCAATGCCCGTCAGGGCACCCGTGCCCAGAAGGACCGTGAGCAGGTCCGTCACTCGACCAAGAAGCCTTTTAAACAAAAAGGTACTGGTCGCGCACGTGCAGGTATGACGTCTTCCCCGCTGTGGCGCGGAGGCGGTCGTATTTTCCCGAACATGCCTGATGAAAACTTCACGCACAAAATCAACAAGAAAATGTATCGCGCCGGCATGGCTTCGATCTTTTCGCAGCTGGCGCGCGAAGGCCGCTTGGCTGTGGTTGATTCCCTGACCGTGGATTCACCCAAGACGAAAGTTTTGGCTGACAAATTCAAGGCCATGAACCTCAACTCGGTGCTGGTGATTGCTGATCAGGTTGATGAAAACCTGTACCTGGCATCGCGCAATCTGGTCAACATCCTGGTTGTCGAGCCCCGCTATGCCGACCCGCTGTCGCTGGTGCACTACAAAAAGGTGCTCGTGACCAAGGCCGCCATGGACCAACTCAAGGAGATGTTCGCATGA
- the rplW gene encoding 50S ribosomal protein L23, which translates to MSAANKFNSTQVKFDEGRLMQVLVAPIVSEKATMIAEKSNSVTFKVLQDATKFEIKAAVQLMFKVDVKAVAVVNIKGKTKRFGKSVGRRDNLRKAYVTLQAGQELNLGGESA; encoded by the coding sequence ATGAGTGCAGCCAACAAATTCAATAGCACCCAAGTCAAATTTGACGAAGGCCGCCTGATGCAGGTGCTGGTCGCTCCCATCGTGTCCGAAAAAGCCACGATGATTGCGGAAAAATCAAATTCGGTCACCTTCAAGGTTCTGCAGGACGCTACCAAATTTGAAATCAAGGCCGCCGTGCAGTTGATGTTCAAGGTGGATGTCAAGGCAGTGGCTGTCGTGAACATCAAAGGCAAGACCAAGCGCTTTGGCAAGTCTGTAGGCCGCCGGGACAACCTGCGCAAAGCCTATGTGACGCTGCAGGCCGGTCAAGAGCTGAACCTCGGTGGGGAGTCCGCATAA
- the rplB gene encoding 50S ribosomal protein L2, with the protein MAVIKMKPTSPGMRGMVKISRDHLHKGEPYAPLLEPQFQHSGRNNNGHITVRHKGGGHKHHYRVVDFKRNKDAIPAKVERIEYDPNRTAHIALICYADGERAYIIAPRGLEVGATILSGSEAPIRVGNTLPIRNIPVGSTIHCIEMQIGKGAQIARSAGTSATLLAREGTYAQVRMRSGEVRKIHIECRATIGEVANEEHSLRRLGKAGVKRWMGIRPTVRGVVMNPVDHPHGGGEGKTGEGRHPVDPWGNLTKGYRTRNNKRTQVMIVSRRKK; encoded by the coding sequence ATGGCCGTCATTAAGATGAAACCCACCTCGCCGGGTATGCGCGGCATGGTGAAGATTTCCCGGGATCACCTGCACAAGGGTGAACCTTACGCGCCGCTGCTCGAACCCCAGTTCCAGCACTCCGGCCGTAACAACAACGGGCACATCACCGTGCGCCACAAAGGCGGCGGTCACAAGCACCACTACCGCGTGGTTGACTTCAAGCGCAACAAGGATGCCATTCCGGCCAAGGTCGAGCGTATCGAGTACGACCCCAACCGCACGGCCCATATTGCCCTGATTTGCTACGCCGACGGCGAGCGCGCCTACATCATCGCCCCTCGCGGCCTTGAAGTTGGCGCCACGATCCTCAGCGGTTCCGAAGCACCGATTCGCGTCGGTAACACGCTGCCGATCCGCAACATCCCTGTGGGTTCCACCATCCATTGCATCGAGATGCAAATCGGCAAGGGCGCGCAAATCGCGCGTTCCGCCGGTACATCGGCGACGCTGCTGGCCCGTGAAGGCACCTACGCCCAGGTGCGCATGCGCTCCGGTGAAGTTCGCAAGATCCACATCGAATGCCGCGCCACCATCGGTGAAGTCGCCAACGAAGAACACAGCCTGCGCCGCCTCGGCAAAGCCGGTGTCAAGCGCTGGATGGGTATTCGCCCGACCGTTCGCGGTGTGGTCATGAACCCGGTCGATCACCCACACGGTGGCGGCGAAGGCAAGACCGGCGAAGGTCGCCATCCTGTCGATCCATGGGGTAACCTGACCAAGGGCTACCGCACCCGCAACAACAAGCGCACGCAAGTGATGATTGTTTCGCGTCGCAAGAAGTAA
- the rpsS gene encoding 30S ribosomal protein S19 → MTRSLKKGPFVDHHLVAKADKAVTNKDKKPIKTWSRRSMILPEFIGLTIAVHNGKQHVPVYITDQMVGHKLGEFALTRTFKGHPADKKVVRK, encoded by the coding sequence ATGACACGTTCACTCAAAAAAGGTCCCTTTGTCGACCATCACTTGGTAGCCAAGGCTGATAAAGCCGTTACCAATAAAGACAAAAAGCCGATCAAGACCTGGTCGCGCCGCTCCATGATCCTGCCCGAGTTCATCGGCCTGACCATCGCCGTGCATAACGGCAAGCAGCACGTCCCTGTCTACATCACCGATCAAATGGTTGGCCACAAGCTCGGCGAGTTCGCACTCACCCGGACTTTCAAAGGTCATCCGGCTGACAAAAAAGTTGTGAGAAAGTAA
- the rplV gene encoding 50S ribosomal protein L22, whose amino-acid sequence METRATLRGVRLSVDKGRLVADLIRGKKVDQALNILNFTQKKAAGIIKKVVESAIANAEHNDGADIDELRVKTIYVEQGATLKRFSARAKGRGNSISKPTCHVYVVVGN is encoded by the coding sequence ATGGAAACACGTGCAACCCTCCGGGGCGTTCGTCTGTCGGTCGACAAGGGCCGTCTGGTCGCTGACCTGATCCGCGGCAAGAAAGTGGATCAAGCGCTCAACATCCTGAATTTCACGCAGAAAAAAGCTGCTGGAATCATCAAGAAGGTTGTGGAGTCCGCCATCGCCAACGCTGAACACAACGACGGTGCAGATATCGACGAGTTGAGGGTGAAAACCATCTACGTCGAGCAAGGCGCCACGCTCAAGCGTTTCTCCGCGCGCGCAAAAGGCCGCGGCAACAGCATCAGCAAGCCTACGTGCCATGTGTACGTGGTCGTTGGCAACTAA
- the rpsC gene encoding 30S ribosomal protein S3, with amino-acid sequence MGQKINPTGFRLSISRNWSSRWYANNRDFAGMLAEDIKVREYLKKKLKNAAVSRVLIERPAKNARITIFSARPGVVIGKKGEDIEALKKELSRQLGVPVAVNIEEVRKPEIDAKLIADSITQQLEKRIMFRRAMKRAMQNAMRLGALGIKIMSSGRLNGIEIARCEWYREGRVPLHTLRADIDYGTSEAQTTYGIIGVKVWVYKGDTLGRNDGTGAKMIEVADEERKPRGPRRDARPGDRPDRGAPRGAPRAPRGNYAPADGSDKPAEAAGADNNTVKRVRKAAPAAAADGAKTE; translated from the coding sequence ATGGGACAAAAAATTAACCCAACCGGTTTCCGGCTGTCAATTAGCCGCAACTGGTCCAGCCGCTGGTACGCCAACAACCGTGACTTCGCCGGCATGCTGGCTGAAGACATCAAGGTGCGTGAGTACCTGAAGAAGAAGCTCAAGAATGCCGCAGTTTCGCGCGTTCTGATCGAGCGTCCCGCCAAGAATGCCCGCATCACGATTTTCTCGGCTCGTCCGGGCGTCGTGATCGGCAAAAAAGGCGAGGACATCGAAGCCCTCAAGAAGGAACTGAGCCGCCAGTTGGGCGTGCCGGTTGCCGTGAACATCGAAGAAGTTCGCAAGCCTGAAATTGATGCCAAGCTGATCGCTGACAGCATCACCCAGCAGCTTGAAAAACGCATCATGTTCCGCCGTGCCATGAAGCGCGCCATGCAAAACGCCATGCGTCTGGGTGCCCTGGGCATCAAGATCATGTCGTCTGGCCGCTTGAACGGCATTGAAATCGCTCGTTGCGAGTGGTATCGCGAAGGTCGCGTGCCCCTTCACACGCTGCGCGCCGACATCGACTACGGCACCTCGGAAGCCCAAACCACCTACGGCATCATCGGTGTCAAGGTCTGGGTTTACAAGGGTGACACGCTGGGCCGCAATGACGGCACCGGTGCCAAGATGATCGAAGTGGCCGACGAAGAGCGCAAGCCGCGCGGCCCGCGTCGTGACGCACGTCCAGGTGACCGTCCGGACCGTGGAGCGCCTCGCGGCGCCCCGCGCGCCCCGCGCGGCAACTATGCTCCGGCTGACGGCAGCGACAAGCCAGCTGAAGCCGCTGGCGCCGACAACAACACCGTTAAGCGCGTCCGCAAAGCCGCGCCAGCTGCAGCAGCTGACGGTGCCAAGACCGAGTAA